In Aneurinibacillus migulanus, the genomic window TTTGCCTGATGCCGGTTTAACCTTTCCGCTTCCGCTTACTCTTGATTTTTTTGTTTTGTGACTTTCACTTACTCGACTTGAGGCTCTCTTCTTTGTATTTTTTGTCTTCGGCTGGCTTTGCTTGGTATTTGTACGCATAGGCCGTGCCTGTTTTTTTACTCGTGTATCTTGTGAAAGAAACGGCGAAACAGACGACGCCTGCCCTTCCGGACTGCGTGAAGTATAGGAGGCTGCCTCTTCGCCACCACCAGTTTCTTTTTGTACAACCGGCGCTGGTTCAGGGTGCATAGCCGAAGCTGGCTCATGGTGCATAACGGGTGGTGATTCAGGATGTACAACCGGTGCTGGCTCATGGTGCACAACCGATGCTGGTTCAGGGTGCATAACGGGTGCAGGTTCAGGATGCACAATCGGTGCAGGTTCAGGATGCATAACCGGTGCAGGTTCGGATTGTTGTGTATGCTTTCCTTCCTCTTTAGCTTTGGAGAAATGCATGATCTCGCTTTCTACCTCTACCTCTTCTTGTTCATACGCCACATGAATCTTTTCCCTTTCCGAACCCATTTCCATCTCATCTTCATCATCCATTTCAAAGGCAAAATCCGCCTCCTCATCCTCGGCCACAATCCATGCATCCGTGAAATCATCCTCCGCCTGAACATACGTTCCTATCTCTTCTCCTTCCTGATTTTCCGAATACTCCCATTTGTCTTCCACCGCACTCTCCTCCTTTTTCACCTTTTGTCTTTCTACAGGGTCAGAACTTTGCGCCTCTTCCATTTTCTTCTCTGTTACCTTTTCCTTTACACAACTGATATGGTAAATTCCGTGTGCGAATAGAATAATTACTTCGTGCCCCTGTACAAGCAATACATCACCCTGTCGGCTTCCGGCCATCATGCCACATACATCGCTTTCCCCACAATGAATCCGCACATAACGGTGTGTCAAACGATTGATGAGCTCTTTGAATTTTGCTTCATTACAATATGGATTTTCTTTTCCTTCATGTACTTGACTATGTCCGTCCACATCCTGAACATTCATGGTGATACTTCTGATTTGCTCGGTTTTATAATAAATGTGCTCGCCGTTCTTCTGCTCAATAACGAGATAATCGTCCTTTACTCCCAGCAATCGTCCATTCACCTCGGCATCACTCGACTTATTAACCTGAATGGCATTTCCAAGCCAATACTCCAGCGGCGATTCGGTATCCTTTTCCCTCATCTTTTCCCTCCTTTCCCACATAATATTAGTTGGGTAGGCCGCTACATACCTGCCTTGAAGTAGCGGCTTCCTTTCCAATATTGCCAGCCGTCCTTCTTGCTTTTGTTTTCTGTTCTCTCTTGTTCTTTCTTCTCTTGTTCTTTCTTCTCTGGTTCTTTCTTCTCTGGTTCTTTCTCCGCTTTTTTTACTCCCATACTGATACTGCGGATAGAATGCTTAAAGATGACAACCATTTCATCATGTGCGATAAGCAACACGTAATCCGGAAAGATATCGCCAAGCACCCCTTCCACTTGTTCTTCGCCGCCGCGGTTGATCTGAACCCAACAGTATTGCAGCCCTTCTATAATCTTGTCAAACGAATCTTTCTTTACGTATTCCGGTATAGCCTTTGCTAATTCACCTTCCAAATCGGAAGTATCCCGTGAATCCATGCTCATACTGTGGATATGATGACGGCGATAATAAATCACACCACCTTTTGCCTCATGAATAACCAAATAATCGGACGTAGCATCGAGTAAACGGCCCGCTCCCGATGTCGCACCTTTCCAACCAATACGTGTATTCCTGCCGATGAATGACTTCAAATCATAGCTATCCTCCATTCCTGCTCCCCCCTTCACTATCTGCATTACAATGTCCGTCATACGTTGATACGTTGATACATGTATACGTGACCCGGGCTACCCAAGATATGGGGAATTCGCCTGAATTGTGCACATTTCCGCGTGTGCCTAAATAAAAAAGCGCTCCTCACTGGAGCGCCTTTCCACCTTCTTCTTTATTAAAGGTGTATGCTTTATTTATTCTTTACTTAATCGCATATCGCCCGCGTTCTCCATCTTAGAAATATTCTGTACTTCCCCGGATGGTGACGGTTTTGCGGGTATTTTTGCTTTGCCCATATATGGTGTATCCTCTACATGCCTGTGGCCCATCGGCTCCTGATGCCCATAGCGGCGAAATTTGTTTTCACCCATATTATTCTCTCCTTTACTGTATGATTTACACAACTATATTTTTTGCCGCTATGTTCGGACCTATACTTTTACGAGTTATTTTTGCTTAAGTTCCTCGATTACTTTCTGACGGAATTTCTCATCGCGCAGCAAAAGCAGTTCAAACTCATTCAGCGCAGCGGTAAGCCTGTCACTTTCCTTCGCTTGCAAATCATTAAAGAACACCGCAAGCTCTGTCTTCGCTCCTTGTTTGTCGGTCGCATACATTGCATCCGTTAGAATGTAGGCCGTAGAACCACCTTTCTTGCCGGCATGAAGAAGCCATTGCTGGTTGGCTGGATTTTGCATAATTCCTTCCATTACAGGATGAAGATATTGTTGAACTTCCTTTGAAAAATACGAGCGACTGTTTATTTTTTGCATCAATTCCGCGTACTCTTTTGCCGTGGCCGCAGGGAAGCGATCGGAGTTCATCTTATCGAGTTCACTGTCATACCACTTTTCGATTTCTGCTTGTTTTTTATATGATCCATCCTTGTCTTTACTAAGTTTCTCATGAATTCGCCAGGCATGCTCACGCCACTCCTCTGCACTCATAGAGCGCATTTTTTCTTTCACTTTCGGCAGCGCTTCTTTTTCCGATAGCCCCAGATAATCTGATGACATAATTTCATAAGGAAGTAATAATGAAGAGACAAAAGGATATATCGACTCATGATGGCGTAATTCCAATTCGGCAAGAACTTGTTCGAGTCTGTCCCGGCCTAACTTCTCCATCAAGTACTCTGTGTTAGCATTCGAACTGTATTGTATCATCCCTTTTGCTACTTCTTCTAAAGGAACCGCGCCGTTCTTCGCCACTCCACCCTCCTCAACTGATTTGCGCCATGCAGGATGCGCACCTCCATCAAGATTGGGAAGATAATACTTTTCTAACTCCTTCAGTGGTACACTCTCTTTCGGGTTCATCTTTCCTTCCGCGGATTGTTTAGCATATTCGATCGCAAGAACCGTTTTTACCGCACTGGCAAGCGGCATCATCTGTTCAGAATGAGATGTGGCGGCTACTTCTCCATTTCGGATATAATGAAGCGAAGCACGCTCGGGGTTCTCCTTAATAAAGGAAAGCATAGCATCAGGAGTAGAAGCTTTTTTTGAGAACACATAACTCCCGATTCCCAGAACGATACTTATAAGCGCAATGGCACCCAACAACAAGCGTTTCAATGCAAACCCTCCTTCTGCCTTTTACAGCCTATACGAAAGCGCTTTTCACTTCGTTTCATTTTTTCTTTCTATGCAGGCAAAAGGAACTACAGGAATTTTTTTGATTTTCACGAATTCATTTATATACTCATCAGCCAAAGGAGGCGCGCATGAAGCATCTTGTTGTACTTCTAACCACTTTTCTTCTTACTTACCACGCGTCAGCAGAGGTGGCTACTATTCACGCGATCAAAAGCAATATGCCAAAGGCTACTAAAGCGTCTTCCGCTTCTTCTATCCCCATCCTCATTAGCGGGGACAAAAAATTTATAAATCAGACAAATGCCGCTTTAAACTTGTTAAAAAGCAAAGCACCATCTGATTATGCTATGGTCATTACCTATATCGGAAAAATACAGCAGCACAACTTCAGCGGTATGGCAGCATATGAAACGCCTCCCACCTACAAAGTAGGCACAACAGCAAATGCTTCCGTAACGTGGTACGCCAGCACCATTGTGCATGACGCTTACCATTCTAAGCTTTATCACGACTACCTCTATACATACAAAGAAGCTGTACCCGACGAAGTCTGGACAGGAATGGACGCGGAGATGAAATGCCTTGAGGCTCAGATCCAAACGCTTATACACATGAAAGCACCAAAAATGGAAATCGATCACGCTATCTCTCTGCGTGGTACAAACTGGTGGGACTTGAATGAAGATGGTATCTACGATGCTGAGGATGAAAAGTTAAGGGATTGGTAAAGGAATTTATGTTAAAATAAAATAGCAACTACATTTGATTTTAGAAAGGATACAGATACGTGATTGGCCCTTTACTTAAAACACTCCTTACGCTGCTACCTCAGAATGCGATTTCCCGCCTGGTCGGGCGCGCAGGTCGTTCAAAGGTCAGCAAGCGATTTATCAAGCCATACATCTCTTTTTTCCAAATTAATACTGACGAAATCGAGCAGCCTGTCTCAGCGTATCCACACCTAACCGCCTTCTTTACCCGTAAATTAAAAGAAGAAGCACGCCCTGTTTGTCCGCTCCCTGATGCACTAATTAGCCCTGTAGACGGGAAAGTGGCGCAGGCCGGTCGAATCCATAAAGGAACACTCATTCAAGCAAAAAACATTGACTATACAGTTGGTCAGCTGCTTGGCTGTTCGAATGAGGAAGCGGAACGCTTCGAAAACGGGATTTTTCTGACTATTTACTTGAGTCCACGTGACTACCATCGTATTCATATGCCAGTTGACGGAAATGTAACGCATTTGACTTACATTCCTGGCCGATTATTTCCGGTTAACAATATCGGTGTCTATCATGTGCCTGGTTTATTTACGAAAAACGAACGGCTTATTACCTATTCGCATACATCCGCTGGTCAAATGGCCCTCGTAAAAGTAGGCGCATTTATTGTAGGCAGTGTGAAAGTCGGATATGGGGAGCATACAACAAATGTGAAAAAAGGCAAAATGTATTCCGTGGACTTGCCTGAAGCTCCACATTATCAAAAAGGGGAAGAGATAGGCTTATTCGAATTCGGTTCTACAGTAATTCTGTTATTCGAAAAAGACAGTGTTACTCTTGAGGATCACATTCAAGAGGGCACAGCCGTAAAATATGGGGAACGTATTGGCACCGTCAGGAATACGAAAGCCTCTATATAAGAAAATCCCCAGTAGTAAAAAGGCAAGAGAAAGGACCTGAAGAATGCGGAAATACTTTATTTCGCATTTCCTTAGCCCATATCTCTTGCCTCTTTTTTTAATGCGGAGCTATTTGCCTTCAGGCGAAGATAGCGTCCATACCTGTGCATCACCCACAAATGAGCAAGCGCCTGTGTCATACTATATAAAAACCACGGAAGCTTCGGGATGAATTCATGAATGGCTACCATTACATACTGTCCATTCAACACCTCCCTGAATTCAAGCCTTCCTCTGCGTGATGTGTTATCGTCATGCGCCAGCAGTCCGCCGGTAATATAATACAACACGCGATCATCTGTACTCCGCTCCGCAGAATATGTCAACTCAAGCAACGGCTTTTTCATTCCGAATAACAAAAAATGCAGCCGTTCGTCCATCTCCTCTACCTTGATAAATGGCTTTAGATTACGTGGCAACCACTGTGCATAATCTTTACTGGTCCATGCGGCACTCCGACCTTTCGGTAGTACTAGCCGCTGCACCGAACGGACATTGCTTACGAAAGGATGCGCCTTTGTTTTTCCTTCTTTTGTTTGCTTTTCTTCAAGCGCAATACGAACCGACTCCTCAAATGTCAGTCCTGAAACCCCTATTTCCTCCTGTAGCCATCGTCTCCTGGCAACAAGTGAATGTGTAAGACTTCCGACAATAGGTTTAACCAATTTTAGCGAAACGTCCGCCACCAACGCAATCCACAAGCTTGACATTGTCGCCATAAAAAGCGGAATCGGATACAAATGACGCTTTCTGCCCATGATCCTGGCAGTTTTAAGAATCATCTCATTGTATGTTAGCGTATCCGGTCCTCCTACATCGATCGATTGTCCGTATGCTTTCTTCCGACCGATACAGGCGGCAAGCAATGCCACAACATCCTGTAACGCAATCGGATGTGTCTTTGATGACATCCAGCTAGGACAAATCATAACCGGCAGGTTGCGGATGAGACGGGAAATCAGGTGAAACGATAAACCGTTAGCACCGACTACAATACCAGCACGCAGCACGGTCACCGGTACACCATGCGAACGAAGCGTTTCTTCAACTTCGAGGCGACTGTACAGATGGCTGGACGAACCATCCACTTCTTCCGGAATCAATCCACCAAGATAGATGATTTGTTTTACACCCGCTTTTTTGGCTGCACGGGCAAAGTTGTCAGCCAGAATGATATCCATATCTTGAAATTTTCCCTGTGTTAGACGCGCGGATGGCACCATCGAATGCACAAGATAAAATGCATAATCCGCACCTTGAAGCCCTTTCTCTATCTCCAACAAGGAGAATAAATCAGCTCTGCGCCACTCTAAACTCGGTCGTCCGTCCACCGCTACTGCCTCACTCCTTCTCTCGCTCCGTGTTAGCCCAATTACGTAATAGTCCGGCAGCAGACGCGCCAGTAGCGCCTTACCGACAAAACCGTTGGCTCCGGCAATAGCAACAGTAGGTCGATTGGCTGACTGATTTGCTGTCATGCGTCACACCTCCTTTTCACTTTCTTTCCCGCTTTTTACTTTATCCCGGTCCAACGGGCAGTAAACCTCTTCTCTGAGGGAAGTTTTATTTTATGTATCATATGTTTGCGCAATAATTGTATAAGCATTATATAATAGATCTTTTTTACTGATTATACATATTTTGTTTCGTAATAAGAACGGATGGGAAATGCATAACTGTACCGGTTAAACAAACCGATTCCAACTAAAAAAGGAGAGATGTTTATCATGGCACGTAACAACAAGAACAACAATATGAGCATGGAAGAAAGAGGCCGTAAAGGCGGAGAAGCAACAGCTCGTTCCCATGACAAAGATTTCTATGAAGAAATCGGGCGCAAAGGTGGAGAAGCAACAGCTCGTTCCCACGACAGAGATTTCTATGAAGAAATCGGGCGCAAAGGTGGAGAAGCAACGGCAAATTCCCATGACGAGGATTTTTACGAAGAAATCGGGCGCAAAGGCGGAGAAGCAACGGCTCGTTCCCATGACAAAGATTTCTACGAAGAAATCGGACGCAAAGGCGGAAATGCTCGTCAGAATAATAATAACAACAATAAATAAAAAGGAAGCGTAGGAAAAGCCCTCCTACTGCTCCCATCAAAAAAACTCTGGAGAGCCCGTCCTACGGGCTCTCTTTCATTTTAGTCATAATTAAATGGATAAACAAGGGCCGTTTCTAGCAAAAAATTACCTTTGTAGCCTTCAAAAACCGGTAGGAATATGCGAAGATGATGATAAGGACTATGAAAGAAAGGAAGCATCAATAGATGAACAGATGGTTGCAATCGCCAATGCGAATTAAGCGCATTTATATTCTTATCGGAGGCAGCGCAATCGTGTTGATTATTGCCCTCACACTTGCCTCTTTATTTATGAAATCGGGCGACACTACTTCTAACGGGCAAACGACTGCGCATGTTTCTCCACCACAGAAGGAAACCGGGACTTCTGAGAATGACGGGAATGAAGTCGTCCAGGTGCCGTTGGGTAAAACACTGGATGAAGCAAAAGCGGAAGGTCTTTATTTTGAATCGGAAACAAAACGTACCTCTTCGTCGAATAACACATATCGCAACACCGAGACTGGCGAACGTCAAACAGGGGGAACTTCATCTGGCAACCGTCCTGCACAAAGTAATGATCTTACTGCAGTTTCCGGCGAAGGACTTGATGCCAATACGGTGAGTCAATTGCGCAGCCACGGCATACGAGAAGGAGATTTGTCAAAAATCGATCGCATGGTAGCAGACGGTTTCGATCCGAAAGAAATCGCCCAATCCTTACGCAAGAACGGAAATCCGAATTTGGCCTCCGTAATGGAGCAGGTACCACGCAAGCCCAAGAAGGAAGACAAAACGGAGAAAAAAGAAAAAGATAAAGATAAAGAAACCCAGAAAACCCCTGCTGGAGACAAGAAAGAAGACAAAAAGAACGACGATGAACAAAAACAAACCGATAAAGAAGACACGGATGACTAACGTGTGTTCACGACAAAACCTGGCACTTTCGTCAGGTTTTTCGTTTTATTTTCATAGCTTTTATTCTGACGCTAAGGACCTCCTTTCTCCTTTCCTTCCTAGTTAATGCTTTTGACTCATCTTATAATCATATTTCTACTATTAAAATAGAATAAATATTGTTAAATAACTGTTTTTAAGGAATTTTTTTCTTGGGGAGCTATTTATATGTACGATATCCCGTTCACTTTACTTTTCAGCCTTCTCTCTATCCTCTCTGCCTATGCTTTCTTCGATGTAGCAGGAAGGATTGTATTAAAGCGCGGCTACCTATTCTTATTATGGATCGCCTGTGGCGCAATAGCTACTGGGACTGGTATATGGTCCGTATATTTCATTGGAATGCTGACCTTTCATCTGCCTGTATCGATGGCATTTAATTTACTGATGATTTTTCTTGCAATGTTTACCGCCATTGCAGGGACAGGAGCGGCCCTTTTTATTCTGGTGCAACACTCCTTCACTTATTCTTTATTATTCACAAGCGCCCTATGCCTGGGAACTACTATGGTTTCCATGCATCAAGCTATCATAGCAGCAATGAATACGCAGATTATCATCCATCATAACTATACTTTGCTCGTCCTATCTTTTTGCATCGCGGTTCTTTTTTCATTTGTTGCACTACACATTGTTTTTTCTAAGCATAAGAAAATTAGTGATACCAGCACCTTACGCAAGCTTGCAGGAAGTGGCCTTCTCGGATTGGCTATCTTAGGAATGCACTATACAGCCATGGCATCGACCACCTTTATCACTGCCGACAATACAACGGTTCCATTCATCCTGAATCATTCGTTGCTTGCTTCATGTGTCGGTATTATGAGCCTTATGATTGCATTATTGACGATTGCAGGAGCATTTCTTGACCGCTGTTATGTTATTCAATTGCAATATATTTTTGATACGCTTGACGTCTCTCTCTGGACGAGAGATATACAGAACGACCAGATGATTACCTGTTCTCCTGGCACGGAAAAAGTCTACGGAATTCCTGCCGAAGCCTTTATGAAAGACAAACGCTTATGGAAGCAACTCATTTATCCAGGAGATGAAGCTTTTATTAAAGAAACGGAAACAAATTTGCTTGCTGGTAAACCAGCGACGCGTGAATACAGGATTATAGACGGAAATGGAAAAGTAAAATGGCTACATGAACGTATCATCCCTACTACGGACCGTACAGGAACGCTGCTTCGCTTTGACGGCGTAACCCTTGATATTACGCAACGTAAGCTGGCGGAACAAACAGTGCGGGAAGAGCGAAATTTTAGTCAGGCCATTCTGGATACAACCGAAGCATTAATCGTTGTCGTTGATATCCAGGGACGCATCGTTCAATTTAACCGTGCCTGTGAAGCGCTATCCGGATACTCGTTTGCTGAAGTTCTCCATCAGCCTTTCTGGGAGACTCGTTTGTTTGAAAACCTGGACAATCAGGATATGCGTACTATATTCCATAACACTCTGTCCGGCTGCTTTACGCCCCGAACAGAACAATATTGGCGCACGAAACACGGCACAAGGCGCCTCATTTCCTGGAATCTTTCGCTGATACGAAATACGCATGGTTCGATTACTCATATCATGGGAGCCGGGATCGATATTACAGAGCTTCGCCTAACTGAAGAACTTCTGCGCAAATCGGAGAAACTATCTGTGGCCGGACAGTTAGCTGCAGGCGTAGCACATGAAATCCGCAATCCGCTTACCACCTTGAAAGGCTTCCTACAACTCCTCTATGATTCGACAGAAGAGAAGTTTTACTTCGACATCATGCTCAAGGAACTTCATCGAATCGAGAGTATTACTAGTGAGTTTCTGTTATTGGCCAAGCCCGAAGCGGTGAATTTTCAAGCGAAGAATGTTATCTCTCTGCTCGATGATGTCGTTTCACTCGCTGCCACCCAGGCTATTATGAAGAATATTACGATTATTACTGACTACGCTCTGGATATAGGAGTAATATATTGTGAGGAAAACCGTCTGAAACAAGTTTTTATCCATCTTCTGCAAAATGCAATGGAGGCGATGCCGAACAGCGGAGAGATTACGCTGCAGGCCAGGATGGCGGATGAACGGCATGTTCTGATTAGCATAAAAGATCAAGGATATGGCATAGAGCCGGAACGCTTAGCCAAACTGGGCGAGCCTTTCTACACGACCAAAGAAAAAGGAACCGGACTCGGCTTAATGATCAGCTATAAAATTATCGAAAGCCATGAGGGAACGATAAAAGTTGAAAGCAACGTCGGGA contains:
- a CDS encoding KGG domain-containing protein, which codes for MARNNKNNNMSMEERGRKGGEATARSHDKDFYEEIGRKGGEATARSHDRDFYEEIGRKGGEATANSHDEDFYEEIGRKGGEATARSHDKDFYEEIGRKGGNARQNNNNNNK
- a CDS encoding PAS domain S-box protein codes for the protein MYDIPFTLLFSLLSILSAYAFFDVAGRIVLKRGYLFLLWIACGAIATGTGIWSVYFIGMLTFHLPVSMAFNLLMIFLAMFTAIAGTGAALFILVQHSFTYSLLFTSALCLGTTMVSMHQAIIAAMNTQIIIHHNYTLLVLSFCIAVLFSFVALHIVFSKHKKISDTSTLRKLAGSGLLGLAILGMHYTAMASTTFITADNTTVPFILNHSLLASCVGIMSLMIALLTIAGAFLDRCYVIQLQYIFDTLDVSLWTRDIQNDQMITCSPGTEKVYGIPAEAFMKDKRLWKQLIYPGDEAFIKETETNLLAGKPATREYRIIDGNGKVKWLHERIIPTTDRTGTLLRFDGVTLDITQRKLAEQTVREERNFSQAILDTTEALIVVVDIQGRIVQFNRACEALSGYSFAEVLHQPFWETRLFENLDNQDMRTIFHNTLSGCFTPRTEQYWRTKHGTRRLISWNLSLIRNTHGSITHIMGAGIDITELRLTEELLRKSEKLSVAGQLAAGVAHEIRNPLTTLKGFLQLLYDSTEEKFYFDIMLKELHRIESITSEFLLLAKPEAVNFQAKNVISLLDDVVSLAATQAIMKNITIITDYALDIGVIYCEENRLKQVFIHLLQNAMEAMPNSGEITLQARMADERHVLISIKDQGYGIEPERLAKLGEPFYTTKEKGTGLGLMISYKIIESHEGTIKVESNVGKGTSVHVLLPAHPLTSVKK
- a CDS encoding NAD-dependent epimerase/dehydratase family protein → MTANQSANRPTVAIAGANGFVGKALLARLLPDYYVIGLTRSERRSEAVAVDGRPSLEWRRADLFSLLEIEKGLQGADYAFYLVHSMVPSARLTQGKFQDMDIILADNFARAAKKAGVKQIIYLGGLIPEEVDGSSSHLYSRLEVEETLRSHGVPVTVLRAGIVVGANGLSFHLISRLIRNLPVMICPSWMSSKTHPIALQDVVALLAACIGRKKAYGQSIDVGGPDTLTYNEMILKTARIMGRKRHLYPIPLFMATMSSLWIALVADVSLKLVKPIVGSLTHSLVARRRWLQEEIGVSGLTFEESVRIALEEKQTKEGKTKAHPFVSNVRSVQRLVLPKGRSAAWTSKDYAQWLPRNLKPFIKVEEMDERLHFLLFGMKKPLLELTYSAERSTDDRVLYYITGGLLAHDDNTSRRGRLEFREVLNGQYVMVAIHEFIPKLPWFLYSMTQALAHLWVMHRYGRYLRLKANSSALKKEARDMG
- a CDS encoding serine hydrolase; amino-acid sequence: MKRLLLGAIALISIVLGIGSYVFSKKASTPDAMLSFIKENPERASLHYIRNGEVAATSHSEQMMPLASAVKTVLAIEYAKQSAEGKMNPKESVPLKELEKYYLPNLDGGAHPAWRKSVEEGGVAKNGAVPLEEVAKGMIQYSSNANTEYLMEKLGRDRLEQVLAELELRHHESIYPFVSSLLLPYEIMSSDYLGLSEKEALPKVKEKMRSMSAEEWREHAWRIHEKLSKDKDGSYKKQAEIEKWYDSELDKMNSDRFPAATAKEYAELMQKINSRSYFSKEVQQYLHPVMEGIMQNPANQQWLLHAGKKGGSTAYILTDAMYATDKQGAKTELAVFFNDLQAKESDRLTAALNEFELLLLRDEKFRQKVIEELKQK
- the asd gene encoding archaetidylserine decarboxylase (Phosphatidylserine decarboxylase is synthesized as a single chain precursor. Generation of the pyruvoyl active site from a Ser is coupled to cleavage of a Gly-Ser bond between the larger (beta) and smaller (alpha chains). It is an integral membrane protein.); its protein translation is MIGPLLKTLLTLLPQNAISRLVGRAGRSKVSKRFIKPYISFFQINTDEIEQPVSAYPHLTAFFTRKLKEEARPVCPLPDALISPVDGKVAQAGRIHKGTLIQAKNIDYTVGQLLGCSNEEAERFENGIFLTIYLSPRDYHRIHMPVDGNVTHLTYIPGRLFPVNNIGVYHVPGLFTKNERLITYSHTSAGQMALVKVGAFIVGSVKVGYGEHTTNVKKGKMYSVDLPEAPHYQKGEEIGLFEFGSTVILLFEKDSVTLEDHIQEGTAVKYGERIGTVRNTKASI